Proteins encoded in a region of the Ruegeria sp. AD91A genome:
- the murJ gene encoding murein biosynthesis integral membrane protein MurJ: MKQIRLVSGLFTVGFWTLASRILGFLREILLTAFIGPGPVMDAFVAAFRLPNMFRRFFAEGAFNAAFVPMFSKRLEADENPQGFAQDAFNLLALAVLALVGLAMVFMPGLVWLTAEGFYGDERFDLAVDYGYVVFPYILFMSLAALFSGVLNATGRFAAAAAAPVLLNIFACTALIAGAMSGGEVIRWLISVIPVAGVAQLALVWVATERAGIRIRPDLPHLTPEMRRMVRIAVPAALAMGVTQVNLVVGQLVASKTEKAVSWLFAADRLYQLPLGVVGIAIGIVLLPDLSRRLRADDKEGARNAFSRAGEFMLLLTLPSTVAFLIIPNPLVSVLFERGQFSPEDTAATALAVAIYGIGLPAFMLQKLLQPLFFAREDTRSPFRYAMVAMVVNAALAFGLFPLVGWIAPAIAASTAGWAMVVLLALGARRMGEEARFDDRFRKRAGRIVLASVGMGVVLFAATHFYGWTLDIPGWRYLALLILIVVAAVSYLCLGHVLGAFKLSEFKRALRRS; encoded by the coding sequence ATGAAGCAAATACGCTTGGTCTCGGGCCTGTTCACGGTCGGCTTCTGGACGCTGGCCAGTCGTATACTGGGGTTCCTGCGGGAAATACTGTTGACCGCCTTCATCGGTCCCGGGCCGGTGATGGATGCTTTTGTCGCGGCCTTTCGCCTGCCGAACATGTTTCGCCGCTTTTTTGCCGAAGGCGCGTTTAACGCCGCCTTTGTGCCCATGTTCTCGAAACGGCTGGAAGCGGATGAGAATCCTCAGGGCTTTGCACAGGATGCGTTCAACCTTTTGGCCCTGGCTGTTCTGGCACTGGTCGGGCTGGCCATGGTCTTCATGCCCGGCCTGGTGTGGCTGACAGCCGAAGGGTTTTATGGTGATGAACGGTTCGATCTGGCCGTGGACTACGGCTATGTCGTGTTCCCATATATCCTTTTCATGTCCTTGGCGGCCCTGTTCTCGGGCGTATTGAACGCAACCGGCAGGTTCGCCGCAGCCGCAGCAGCACCTGTCTTGCTGAACATTTTTGCCTGCACCGCGCTGATCGCCGGGGCCATGTCCGGCGGCGAGGTGATACGATGGCTGATCTCGGTCATTCCGGTTGCTGGTGTCGCGCAGTTGGCACTGGTCTGGGTAGCGACCGAGCGTGCCGGTATCCGCATACGCCCCGACCTGCCCCACCTGACGCCCGAGATGCGCAGAATGGTCCGCATCGCGGTTCCGGCCGCTCTGGCCATGGGGGTTACTCAGGTCAATCTGGTGGTCGGGCAATTGGTGGCGTCCAAAACTGAAAAAGCCGTGAGTTGGCTGTTTGCCGCGGATCGCCTGTACCAACTGCCTTTGGGCGTCGTCGGAATCGCCATTGGCATTGTCCTGCTGCCCGACCTGTCCCGCCGCCTGCGCGCCGACGACAAGGAAGGCGCCCGCAACGCGTTTTCCCGCGCCGGGGAATTCATGCTGCTGTTGACACTGCCCTCGACCGTGGCGTTCCTGATCATCCCGAACCCGCTGGTTTCGGTACTTTTCGAAAGGGGACAGTTCAGCCCCGAGGATACCGCTGCGACAGCGCTGGCGGTCGCGATCTATGGCATCGGTCTGCCTGCATTCATGCTGCAAAAATTGCTGCAACCGCTTTTCTTCGCGCGTGAAGATACGCGTTCTCCGTTCCGCTACGCAATGGTTGCAATGGTGGTGAACGCGGCACTGGCGTTTGGCCTGTTTCCGCTGGTGGGCTGGATCGCCCCTGCGATTGCTGCGTCAACTGCCGGCTGGGCAATGGTGGTTCTGCTGGCGCTCGGCGCACGCCGCATGGGCGAGGAAGCGCGTTTCGATGACCGGTTCAGGAAACGTGCGGGCCGGATCGTTCTGGCCTCGGTCGGGATGGGAGTGGTCTTGTTCGCAGCGACCCACTTTTATGGTTGGACGCTGGACATTCCCGGCTGGCGCTATCTTGCGCTTTTGATCCTGATCGTGGTCGCCGCCGTCTCGTATCTCTGTCTTGGTCATGTCTTGGGCGCATTCAAACTGTCAGAATTCAAACGCGCCTTACGCCGGTCCTGA
- a CDS encoding rhomboid family intramembrane serine protease → MSSAHYTPPVNPLPPVVVALVLFIIGIELVFTLGARGLVGGPAAVGWRLDAIQHYSFSADIFDWMVLNGRWPFDHVIRFVTYPFVSANFTQAIFVCVFVLAMGKMVGEVFGGFPMLLIFVVSGIGGALTYAVLLDPRYPLIGGFPPVYGLIGAFTWLLWRKLSLVGANQAKAFQLIAVLMGIQFLFGLIFGGNAEWVADLGGFVTGFGMSFLLAPGAWARIVGRIRRD, encoded by the coding sequence ATGAGCAGTGCACATTACACACCGCCTGTGAACCCCCTTCCACCGGTCGTGGTGGCGCTGGTTCTGTTCATCATCGGCATTGAGCTTGTCTTCACGCTGGGCGCGCGGGGGCTGGTCGGGGGGCCAGCGGCAGTCGGCTGGCGCCTGGACGCGATTCAGCACTATTCCTTCTCGGCGGATATTTTCGACTGGATGGTACTGAACGGGCGTTGGCCGTTCGACCATGTGATCCGGTTCGTGACCTATCCCTTTGTCTCAGCCAATTTCACGCAGGCGATTTTTGTCTGTGTCTTTGTGTTGGCGATGGGCAAGATGGTCGGAGAGGTATTCGGGGGCTTTCCCATGCTGCTGATCTTCGTCGTCTCGGGGATTGGCGGTGCGTTGACCTATGCCGTTCTCCTTGATCCACGCTATCCCCTGATCGGAGGGTTCCCACCTGTTTACGGGCTGATCGGAGCATTCACCTGGTTGTTGTGGCGCAAATTGTCGCTTGTAGGGGCAAATCAGGCGAAGGCGTTTCAGCTGATCGCCGTCCTTATGGGCATTCAGTTCCTGTTTGGTCTGATCTTCGGCGGCAACGCTGAATGGGTTGCCGATCTGGGCGGGTTTGTCACGGGCTTTGGCATGTCTTTTTTGTTGGCACCCGGAGCCTGGGCCCGGATCGTCGGGCGCATCCGCCGCGATTAA
- the trpS gene encoding tryptophan--tRNA ligase, whose product MTETQFTPRVFSGAQPSGNLHLGNYLGALRNWVRMQSEEFETIYCMVDLHAITVWQDPTELQHATRELCAGYIASGLNPEKSILFNQSQVPEHAQLAWIFNCVARMGWMQRMTQWKDKAGKNQQNASLGLFAYPALMAADILIYHATHVPVGEDQKQHLELTRDIAIKFNNDFGVDFFPITEPVIEGAATRVMSLRDGSKKMSKSDPSDMSRINLTDDAEAIAKKIRKAKTDPDALPSEIEGLEDRPEARNLVNIYAALNDQSIEQVLADVGGMQFGDFKPMLADLAVAKLAPISTEMSRLMGDQAEIDGILARGAERAREIAAPILQKTYEIVGMVGPASR is encoded by the coding sequence ATGACCGAGACCCAGTTCACGCCGCGCGTGTTTTCCGGCGCACAGCCTTCGGGCAACCTGCACCTCGGCAATTATCTCGGTGCGCTTCGGAACTGGGTGAGAATGCAAAGCGAGGAATTTGAAACCATCTATTGCATGGTCGATCTTCATGCAATCACAGTCTGGCAAGACCCAACCGAGTTGCAGCATGCAACGCGGGAGCTTTGTGCCGGTTACATCGCTTCTGGTCTAAACCCTGAGAAATCGATTTTGTTCAATCAAAGCCAGGTGCCGGAACACGCGCAACTGGCTTGGATATTCAACTGTGTTGCGCGTATGGGTTGGATGCAGCGCATGACCCAGTGGAAGGACAAGGCCGGCAAGAACCAGCAGAACGCTTCGCTTGGCTTGTTTGCCTACCCTGCCCTAATGGCAGCCGACATTCTGATCTATCATGCAACCCATGTGCCGGTCGGTGAAGATCAGAAACAGCATCTTGAGCTGACCCGGGACATCGCCATCAAATTCAACAACGATTTCGGCGTCGATTTCTTCCCTATCACCGAGCCGGTGATCGAAGGTGCGGCCACCCGCGTCATGAGCCTGCGGGACGGGTCCAAGAAGATGTCGAAATCCGATCCATCGGATATGAGCCGGATCAACCTGACTGATGACGCCGAAGCGATTGCCAAGAAAATTCGCAAAGCCAAGACCGACCCCGATGCCCTGCCGTCAGAAATCGAAGGGCTGGAGGACCGCCCAGAAGCGCGTAACCTGGTCAATATCTACGCGGCCCTGAACGATCAAAGCATCGAGCAGGTTCTGGCCGATGTTGGCGGCATGCAGTTCGGTGACTTCAAACCGATGCTGGCCGATCTGGCAGTGGCGAAACTGGCCCCGATCTCGACCGAAATGTCACGTCTGATGGGGGATCAGGCCGAGATTGACGGGATTCTGGCCCGTGGTGCTGAGCGCGCCCGCGAGATCGCGGCTCCGATCCTGCAAAAGACCTACGAAATCGTAGGCATGGTCGGACCTGCATCACGCTGA
- a CDS encoding branched-chain amino acid aminotransferase — translation MATGTNIRTYFQGQWHEGDAPIMRAADHGAWLGSSVFDGARYFDGVSPDLAAHCARVNRSAEALMLTPTMTTEQMVELVREGLRAYNPDAAVYIRPMYWGIDGDSTAIVPQENSTGFAICLEEIPMAPETASATLSTTRFRRPVLESAVVNAKAGCLYPNNARMLQEARSKGFSNALVADAMGHVAETATANIFMVKDGEIFTPIPNGTFLAGITRARHIKNLREDGVTVHETVLSFEDFHEADEVFMSGNMSKVTPVTALEDTQFQVGPIARRARALYWDWAASER, via the coding sequence ATGGCAACCGGCACGAACATCCGGACCTATTTTCAAGGCCAATGGCATGAGGGGGATGCACCCATCATGCGCGCGGCGGATCATGGCGCTTGGCTGGGATCTTCTGTCTTTGACGGCGCGCGGTATTTTGACGGGGTCTCTCCCGATCTGGCGGCCCATTGCGCACGGGTGAACCGGTCTGCCGAAGCCTTGATGCTGACGCCGACAATGACGACCGAGCAGATGGTCGAGTTGGTGCGCGAAGGGTTGCGGGCTTACAACCCGGATGCAGCCGTCTACATCCGCCCGATGTATTGGGGGATCGACGGCGACAGCACGGCCATAGTCCCGCAGGAAAACAGCACCGGTTTTGCTATCTGCCTGGAAGAAATCCCAATGGCGCCCGAAACCGCGTCGGCCACTCTGTCAACAACGCGCTTCCGCCGCCCGGTTCTGGAAAGCGCGGTCGTAAACGCCAAGGCAGGGTGCCTTTACCCCAACAACGCCCGCATGCTGCAAGAGGCGCGCTCGAAAGGTTTTTCCAACGCTTTGGTAGCTGATGCGATGGGACATGTGGCCGAAACGGCAACGGCCAACATCTTTATGGTAAAGGATGGCGAAATCTTTACACCGATCCCGAACGGAACCTTCCTGGCTGGCATTACGCGAGCACGGCATATCAAAAACCTGCGCGAAGATGGTGTGACGGTCCACGAAACGGTTCTGAGCTTCGAGGATTTTCATGAAGCCGACGAGGTCTTCATGTCCGGCAACATGAGTAAGGTCACACCGGTAACCGCCTTGGAAGACACGCAATTTCAGGTCGGCCCTATTGCCCGCCGTGCCCGCGCGCTCTATTGGGATTGGGCTGCAAGCGAACGCTAG
- a CDS encoding universal stress protein — translation MRKFLVVLDDSRECLNAMRFAAMRAAHTGGGVTVLSVIPPDEFNHWIGVAETMREEARERIHAHFEVFAKWMRDKQNVEPELAIREGDPVTQIIEHVQSDPEIGVLVLGAGTDKKGPGPLVTQLTKNSGSLPIPITIVPGDLSKEKLEEIT, via the coding sequence ATGCGTAAGTTCCTAGTTGTTCTGGATGACAGCCGCGAATGCCTGAACGCAATGCGGTTTGCCGCGATGCGAGCTGCCCATACCGGTGGTGGTGTAACAGTCCTTTCTGTCATCCCGCCTGACGAGTTCAACCATTGGATCGGCGTGGCTGAAACCATGCGTGAAGAAGCCCGCGAACGTATCCACGCGCATTTCGAGGTGTTTGCCAAATGGATGCGGGACAAACAGAATGTGGAACCCGAACTGGCCATTCGCGAAGGTGATCCCGTTACGCAGATCATCGAGCATGTTCAATCCGATCCTGAGATTGGTGTTCTTGTCCTTGGAGCGGGTACCGACAAGAAGGGCCCCGGCCCGTTGGTAACTCAACTGACAAAGAATTCAGGCAGCCTGCCGATTCCGATCACGATTGTTCCAGGTGATCTGAGCAAAGAGAAACTGGAAGAAATCACCTGA
- a CDS encoding 2-hydroxychromene-2-carboxylate isomerase — translation MAKTVQFWFEFASTYSYLSAMRIEAAAEEMGVAVEWHPFLLGPIFADQGWRTSPFNLYPAKGRYMWRDMERLCEARGLPFSKPDPFPQNSLKAARLVLAIEDHKERAAFVRAVYSAEFGARQNISEDSVLTSCLSEAGLCSSLMNRAGDTDIKEALFEQSARAKVLGLFGAPSFLAGGELFWGDDRLDDALEYASTI, via the coding sequence ATGGCGAAGACAGTACAGTTCTGGTTCGAATTCGCCTCGACCTATTCCTACCTCAGCGCAATGCGGATCGAAGCGGCCGCAGAAGAAATGGGCGTTGCCGTAGAATGGCACCCTTTCTTGCTGGGTCCGATTTTCGCGGATCAGGGTTGGCGCACCTCACCTTTCAACCTGTATCCGGCCAAGGGGCGGTACATGTGGCGCGATATGGAACGTCTGTGTGAAGCGCGGGGACTGCCTTTTTCAAAGCCTGATCCGTTTCCGCAGAATTCGCTCAAGGCAGCGCGTCTGGTTCTGGCCATTGAAGATCACAAGGAACGGGCGGCGTTTGTCCGGGCTGTCTACAGCGCCGAATTCGGCGCCAGGCAGAATATCTCAGAGGACAGCGTTCTGACCTCCTGTCTCAGCGAGGCAGGGTTGTGCAGCAGCTTGATGAACCGCGCAGGGGACACGGACATAAAAGAGGCCCTGTTCGAACAATCTGCCCGTGCCAAGGTGCTTGGCCTGTTTGGTGCACCAAGTTTTCTGGCCGGGGGGGAGTTGTTCTGGGGCGATGACCGTCTGGATGACGCACTTGAATACGCCTCGACAATTTAG
- a CDS encoding NifU family protein translates to MFIQTESTPNPATLKFLPGQTVLEAGTADFPTAEAGEKSPLAKRIFAVNGVTGVFFGNDFVTVTKTDDVQWDHIKPAILGAVMEHYQSGQPVVGADAAGASGHAEHSGEDAEIVNQIKDLLDSRVRPAVAQDGGDITFHGFDRGVVYLHMQGACAGCPSSTLTLKMGIENLLRHYIPEVTEVRPVAV, encoded by the coding sequence ATGTTCATCCAGACCGAATCCACCCCCAATCCGGCCACGTTGAAATTCCTGCCCGGCCAAACGGTGCTGGAAGCTGGAACAGCGGATTTCCCAACTGCGGAAGCGGGCGAAAAATCCCCGCTGGCCAAGCGCATATTTGCAGTCAACGGTGTGACCGGCGTGTTCTTTGGCAATGATTTTGTCACCGTTACCAAAACGGACGACGTTCAGTGGGATCACATTAAACCGGCCATTCTTGGTGCGGTGATGGAGCATTATCAATCCGGCCAACCCGTTGTGGGCGCAGATGCCGCCGGAGCATCAGGCCATGCCGAGCACTCTGGCGAAGACGCTGAAATCGTAAACCAGATCAAGGATTTGCTGGACAGTCGCGTACGCCCTGCAGTGGCTCAGGATGGGGGAGACATCACGTTCCACGGTTTTGATCGCGGCGTGGTCTATCTGCACATGCAGGGGGCCTGCGCAGGCTGCCCGTCTTCGACATTGACCCTGAAGATGGGTATCGAAAACCTTCTGCGCCATTACATTCCGGAAGTGACCGAGGTTCGCCCTGTTGCCGTCTAA
- the tsaB gene encoding tRNA (adenosine(37)-N6)-threonylcarbamoyltransferase complex dimerization subunit type 1 TsaB: protein MPSNPTILAFDTSAAHCAAALLRDGKIVTSRAEAMSRGQAERLIPLLEDVLAETGCDWAGLDAIGVGIGPGNFTGIRISVSAARGLALGLEIPAVGVSGFDALRELAEEGQIPAIPAPRDQVYVKMPGADPCLLPRAEAELGGPLFSCSDPALQAQAIALLSAQRWDSVSSPPAPLYVRPADAAPSRDTPPVLLDK from the coding sequence TTGCCGTCTAACCCGACGATTCTGGCGTTTGACACATCGGCCGCGCATTGCGCGGCCGCTTTGTTGCGCGATGGCAAGATCGTGACGTCCCGTGCCGAAGCAATGTCTCGCGGCCAGGCCGAGCGATTGATTCCGCTGTTGGAAGACGTTCTGGCAGAAACCGGATGTGATTGGGCTGGTCTGGACGCAATCGGCGTTGGGATAGGGCCCGGTAATTTCACCGGCATCCGCATTTCGGTCTCGGCCGCGCGGGGTCTTGCGCTTGGGCTTGAAATCCCTGCGGTCGGGGTTTCCGGTTTCGATGCCCTGCGTGAGCTGGCGGAAGAAGGGCAGATACCGGCGATCCCTGCCCCGCGCGACCAGGTTTATGTGAAAATGCCCGGTGCCGATCCTTGTCTTTTGCCCAGGGCCGAAGCAGAACTTGGCGGGCCGTTGTTTTCCTGCTCTGACCCAGCCTTGCAGGCACAAGCCATCGCCCTTCTGTCCGCGCAGCGCTGGGACAGTGTCAGTTCGCCTCCGGCACCTTTATACGTGAGGCCTGCGGACGCGGCCCCTTCCCGCGATACACCCCCTGTACTGCTGGACAAATGA
- a CDS encoding N-acetyltransferase, translating to MATIHAAAFAKSRGWTEGEFTALLENRFTHSIGDSRCFALFQVIAGDAELLTIATHPSFQRQGLALRLMHEWHDQAIDFQATRAFLDVATDNIAAISLYSRCGYRQCGLRKDYYARENGQKVDAFVMECCLPQRQSPVF from the coding sequence ATGGCAACGATTCACGCCGCTGCGTTCGCAAAATCGCGCGGCTGGACAGAAGGTGAATTCACCGCTCTTCTCGAAAACCGCTTTACTCATTCCATCGGAGATTCCCGGTGTTTTGCCCTGTTTCAGGTGATTGCGGGCGATGCCGAGTTGCTGACTATTGCGACCCATCCCTCGTTTCAAAGGCAGGGCCTGGCACTTCGACTCATGCACGAATGGCATGATCAGGCGATCGATTTTCAGGCGACACGTGCCTTTCTGGATGTTGCAACCGACAACATTGCGGCCATTTCCCTGTACAGTCGATGCGGATATCGGCAGTGCGGGTTGCGCAAGGATTATTATGCCCGAGAAAACGGCCAAAAAGTTGATGCATTTGTAATGGAATGCTGCCTGCCCCAACGGCAATCGCCCGTTTTTTAG
- a CDS encoding BMP family protein: MTLMKSLMGAAAAVAMSAGAALAEPAVIFDLGGKFDKSFNEAAYNGAQRWANETGGKYLEIEIQAEPQREQALRRFAESGANPIITMGFGIADALAAVASDYPDTKFVAVDVTWLDTPNIRQIGFAEHEGSYLVGMMAAMASKTGTVGFIGGMDIPLIRHFGCGYAQGAKAVNPDINVVANMTGTTPAAWNDPVKGSELTKAQISQGADVIYAAAGGTGVGVLQTAADEGILSIGVDSNQNHLHPGKVLTSMLKRVDVAVYEAMKAGDGVETGVFIMGLAEDGVGVAMDENNKELVSVRMSDAVDEARKGIINGDINVVSYYENDSCPALQF; encoded by the coding sequence ATGACCCTGATGAAATCCTTGATGGGTGCTGCCGCTGCGGTCGCAATGTCAGCTGGAGCGGCTCTGGCCGAGCCGGCGGTAATCTTTGACCTGGGTGGCAAGTTCGACAAGTCCTTCAACGAAGCCGCCTATAACGGCGCGCAGCGCTGGGCCAACGAAACCGGCGGCAAGTATCTGGAAATCGAAATTCAGGCAGAACCGCAGCGCGAACAGGCTCTGCGCCGTTTTGCGGAATCCGGCGCAAATCCGATCATCACCATGGGGTTCGGAATCGCTGACGCCCTGGCCGCTGTTGCAAGTGATTACCCCGACACCAAATTCGTCGCTGTTGACGTGACTTGGCTGGACACACCAAACATCCGCCAGATTGGCTTTGCCGAGCACGAAGGATCTTACCTGGTCGGCATGATGGCTGCCATGGCGTCGAAAACCGGCACCGTTGGTTTCATCGGAGGCATGGACATCCCGTTGATTCGCCATTTCGGCTGCGGCTATGCTCAGGGCGCAAAGGCCGTGAACCCGGACATCAACGTTGTCGCCAACATGACTGGCACGACTCCTGCTGCCTGGAACGATCCGGTAAAAGGCTCAGAACTTACAAAAGCACAGATCAGCCAGGGCGCTGATGTGATTTACGCCGCGGCCGGCGGAACCGGCGTTGGCGTTCTGCAGACTGCGGCTGACGAAGGCATCCTGTCGATTGGTGTGGACAGCAACCAGAATCACCTGCATCCCGGCAAAGTGCTGACTTCGATGCTGAAGCGTGTGGACGTTGCTGTTTATGAAGCGATGAAGGCGGGTGATGGTGTCGAAACCGGTGTATTCATCATGGGTCTGGCCGAAGACGGTGTTGGCGTTGCCATGGACGAAAACAACAAGGAACTTGTTTCAGTTCGCATGAGCGACGCTGTCGACGAAGCCCGCAAGGGTATCATCAACGGCGATATCAATGTTGTAAGCTACTACGAGAACGACAGCTGCCCGGCACTGCAGTTCTGA
- a CDS encoding ABC transporter ATP-binding protein produces the protein MTVPAIELKGISKAFGPVQANKDISISVAPGTIHGIIGENGAGKSTLMSILFGFYKADKGEIWINGTKTDIPDSQAAIASGIGMVFQHFKLVENFTVLENIVLGAEDGGLLAPSLAKARKELKELEEEYELFVDPDKRIDEIGVGMQQRVEILKALYRKAEILILDEPTGVLTPAEADQLFRILDRLRSEGKTVIVITHKLREIMENTDTVSVMRRGKMTATVKTSETSPEELAELMVGRKVLLQVDKVPATPGKPILEIENLSVFDSAGVERVKSIDLTVRAGEIVGIAGVAGNGQSELLEVLGGMRPGQGTIKLNGEPLALSGAGSDGQARRAQHIAHVPEDRQREGLIMDFHAWENVAFGYHRDPAYKRGIFMDNAALRADTEAKIEKFDVRPPNPWLAAKSFSGGNQQKIVVAREIERNPDLLLVGQPTRGVDIGAIEFIHKQIVALRDQGKAILLVSVELEEIFSLSDRIAVMFDGHIMGERLPHETDEKELGLLMAGVAGEAA, from the coding sequence ATGACCGTCCCAGCCATTGAGCTCAAAGGGATATCCAAAGCCTTTGGGCCAGTTCAGGCCAACAAAGACATCTCGATCAGTGTTGCACCCGGTACGATCCATGGGATTATCGGTGAAAACGGCGCAGGCAAATCCACGTTGATGAGCATCCTCTTCGGCTTTTACAAAGCCGACAAAGGTGAGATTTGGATCAATGGCACCAAGACCGACATCCCTGACAGCCAGGCGGCCATTGCCTCGGGCATCGGGATGGTGTTCCAGCATTTCAAACTGGTGGAAAACTTCACCGTCCTGGAAAACATCGTTCTGGGTGCCGAGGATGGCGGGCTGCTGGCCCCGTCACTGGCAAAAGCCCGCAAAGAGCTGAAAGAGCTCGAGGAAGAATACGAACTGTTCGTCGATCCCGACAAGCGCATCGACGAGATCGGCGTAGGGATGCAGCAGCGGGTCGAGATCCTGAAGGCGCTGTACCGCAAGGCCGAAATTCTGATTCTGGACGAACCGACCGGCGTGTTGACCCCAGCCGAAGCCGATCAGTTGTTCCGCATCCTCGATCGACTGAGGTCCGAAGGCAAAACGGTCATCGTGATCACCCACAAACTGCGCGAAATCATGGAAAACACCGACACGGTGTCGGTTATGCGGCGCGGGAAAATGACGGCGACTGTCAAAACATCCGAGACCAGTCCCGAGGAGCTGGCAGAACTGATGGTCGGCCGCAAGGTTCTGCTGCAAGTCGACAAGGTACCTGCGACGCCCGGCAAACCCATCCTCGAGATCGAAAATCTCAGCGTTTTCGATTCGGCCGGCGTTGAACGGGTCAAGAGTATCGACCTGACCGTACGCGCAGGTGAGATCGTCGGCATCGCCGGCGTGGCCGGCAATGGTCAATCCGAACTGTTGGAAGTTCTTGGCGGAATGCGTCCGGGACAGGGCACGATCAAACTGAACGGCGAGCCGCTGGCACTGAGTGGTGCAGGATCAGATGGTCAGGCCCGTCGCGCGCAACACATCGCCCACGTGCCCGAAGACCGGCAGCGGGAAGGCCTAATCATGGATTTCCACGCATGGGAAAACGTGGCCTTCGGGTATCACCGCGACCCGGCCTATAAACGCGGTATCTTTATGGACAACGCGGCGTTGCGTGCCGATACCGAAGCCAAGATCGAGAAATTCGACGTCCGTCCACCCAATCCATGGTTGGCAGCCAAGAGTTTCTCGGGCGGCAACCAGCAGAAAATCGTTGTTGCACGCGAGATTGAACGCAACCCTGACCTGCTGCTGGTCGGCCAACCCACGCGTGGCGTGGACATCGGTGCCATCGAGTTCATTCACAAACAGATTGTTGCGCTGCGCGATCAGGGCAAGGCTATCCTGCTAGTATCGGTCGAACTGGAAGAAATCTTCTCGCTCTCGGACCGGATCGCGGTGATGTTTGACGGACATATCATGGGAGAACGCCTGCCCCATGAAACAGATGAAAAAGAGCTGGGCCTGCTGATGGCCGGTGTTGCGGGAGAGGCCGCGTAA
- a CDS encoding ABC transporter permease: MEKMPKWADVILIPLISLILAAILSALVILAIGENPVEAVKLMVTGALGSTYGWGYTLYYATNFMFTGLAVAVAFHARMFNIGGEGQAMLGGLGVAMVCLYVDWPHWSIALLAACAASMLFGALWAAIPAYLQAKRGSHIVITTIMFNFIAAAFLNYMLVNVMRPQGSQDPATARFSESVHLPSFQEMFSTAENVVFRGAPANITFFIALLACVVVWALIWRTRLGYEIRAYGHSETGAVYAGISPVRITIVAMLISGGLAGLMAINNVMGEAERLVMNSTEGAGFIGIAVALMGRSHPFGVFLAALLFGFLYQGGAELALWASIPRELIVVIQALVILFTGALDNMVRMPLEKLFLGMRKRVE; encoded by the coding sequence ATGGAAAAAATGCCTAAATGGGCGGATGTCATTCTGATCCCGCTGATCAGTTTGATACTGGCCGCAATCCTTTCGGCGCTGGTCATTCTCGCCATCGGCGAAAACCCTGTCGAAGCAGTCAAACTGATGGTCACTGGTGCGCTGGGATCGACCTATGGCTGGGGCTATACGCTCTATTATGCAACGAACTTCATGTTTACCGGTCTGGCAGTGGCCGTCGCCTTCCACGCCCGTATGTTCAACATCGGGGGCGAAGGTCAGGCGATGCTGGGCGGGCTGGGCGTGGCCATGGTCTGTCTGTATGTCGATTGGCCGCATTGGAGCATTGCCTTGCTTGCAGCCTGCGCAGCGTCGATGCTGTTCGGCGCGCTATGGGCGGCAATTCCGGCCTATCTTCAGGCAAAGCGTGGCAGCCACATCGTGATCACCACGATCATGTTCAACTTCATCGCCGCTGCTTTCCTGAATTACATGCTGGTCAATGTCATGCGCCCCCAAGGGTCGCAGGATCCGGCCACCGCGCGGTTCTCTGAAAGCGTGCATCTGCCGTCTTTCCAGGAGATGTTCTCAACCGCAGAGAACGTTGTTTTCCGAGGTGCGCCGGCGAATATAACCTTCTTCATCGCGTTGCTTGCCTGCGTCGTTGTCTGGGCACTGATCTGGCGCACACGTCTGGGTTATGAAATCCGGGCTTACGGCCATTCCGAGACCGGCGCTGTTTATGCCGGTATTTCACCTGTGCGTATCACGATTGTTGCGATGCTGATTTCCGGCGGGCTAGCGGGGCTGATGGCCATCAACAATGTCATGGGCGAAGCTGAGCGACTGGTAATGAACTCGACCGAGGGCGCGGGTTTCATTGGCATCGCCGTGGCACTGATGGGGCGGTCACATCCGTTCGGTGTGTTTCTGGCCGCGCTCTTGTTCGGGTTTCTGTATCAAGGTGGCGCCGAGCTGGCGCTGTGGGCTTCGATCCCGCGGGAACTGATCGTGGTTATTCAGGCACTGGTCATCCTGTTCACCGGTGCATTGGATAACATGGTGCGAATGCCGCTTGAAAAACTGTTTCTTGGTATGCGGAAGAGGGTTGAGTGA